One segment of Megachile rotundata isolate GNS110a chromosome 4, iyMegRotu1, whole genome shotgun sequence DNA contains the following:
- the LOC100882422 gene encoding 18S rRNA (guanine-N(7))-methyltransferase isoform X1 encodes MSRRPEHLAPPEMFYDESEARKYTQNSRMIDIQEQMCRRAIELLLLSEDETFLLLDIGCGSGLSGSVIEEYGHAWIGIDISSAMLGVALEREVEGDLILGDMGEGMPFKAGSFDGAISISALQWLCNADRSSHDPSRRLYKFFSTLFSCLSRSARAVFQFYPENSAQIELITTQATKAGFYGGVVVDFPNSTKAKKFYLVLMTGGPAVLPRALGVNDAETAVSYTSRRDRLRQVKHKPLKKSKEWIIEKKERRRKQGKEVADDSKYTGRKRARKF; translated from the exons ATGTCGAGACGTCCAGAACACTTGGCTCCACCTGAAATG TTTTACGATGAATCCGAAGCTCGAAAGTATACGCAAAA TTCTAGAATGATAGACATACAAGAACAAATGTGTAGACGTGCTATAGAACTTCTTCTACTGTCAGAGGATGAAACATTTTTGTTGTTAGACATTGGCTGCGGTTCGGGATTAAGCGGCAGCGTAATCGAAGAATATGGCCACGCGTGGATCGGAATCGATATATCTTCCGCGATGC TAGGAGTAGCTTTGGAAAGAGAAGTGGAGGGTGATTTAATTTTAGGGGACATGGGTGAAGGTATGCCGTTTAAAGCAGGTAGTTTCGACGGTGCGATCAGTATTTCAGCACTTCAATGGTTGTGCAACGCCGATCGCAGTTCGCATGATCCTTCGAGGCGACTCTATAAATTTTTCTCCACTTTGTTCTCCTGTTTGTCAAGATCAGCTAGAgcagtatttcaattttatcctGAAAACAGCGCACAGATTGAATTGATTACGACACAAGCCACAAAAGCCGGATTTTATGGCGGTGTAGTCGTAGATTTTCCAAACAGTACCAAAGcaaaaaagttttatttagtCCTAATGACTGGTGGACCTGCTGTTCTTCCGCGAGCTTTAGGCGTTAACGACGCTGAGACAGCCGTCTCGTATACATCCAGAAG AGATCGATTGAGGCAAGTGAAACATAAACCGCTAAAAAAGTCAAAGGAATGGATTATTGAGAAAAAAGAAAGGAGACGAAAACAAGGAAAAGAAGTGGCCGATGATTCCAAGTATACCGGCAGAAAAAGAGCACGGAAATTCTAA
- the LOC100882422 gene encoding 18S rRNA (guanine-N(7))-methyltransferase isoform X2 translates to MNPKLESIRKNIGCGSGLSGSVIEEYGHAWIGIDISSAMLGVALEREVEGDLILGDMGEGMPFKAGSFDGAISISALQWLCNADRSSHDPSRRLYKFFSTLFSCLSRSARAVFQFYPENSAQIELITTQATKAGFYGGVVVDFPNSTKAKKFYLVLMTGGPAVLPRALGVNDAETAVSYTSRRDRLRQVKHKPLKKSKEWIIEKKERRRKQGKEVADDSKYTGRKRARKF, encoded by the exons ATGAATCCGAAGCTCGAAAGTATACGCAAAA ACATTGGCTGCGGTTCGGGATTAAGCGGCAGCGTAATCGAAGAATATGGCCACGCGTGGATCGGAATCGATATATCTTCCGCGATGC TAGGAGTAGCTTTGGAAAGAGAAGTGGAGGGTGATTTAATTTTAGGGGACATGGGTGAAGGTATGCCGTTTAAAGCAGGTAGTTTCGACGGTGCGATCAGTATTTCAGCACTTCAATGGTTGTGCAACGCCGATCGCAGTTCGCATGATCCTTCGAGGCGACTCTATAAATTTTTCTCCACTTTGTTCTCCTGTTTGTCAAGATCAGCTAGAgcagtatttcaattttatcctGAAAACAGCGCACAGATTGAATTGATTACGACACAAGCCACAAAAGCCGGATTTTATGGCGGTGTAGTCGTAGATTTTCCAAACAGTACCAAAGcaaaaaagttttatttagtCCTAATGACTGGTGGACCTGCTGTTCTTCCGCGAGCTTTAGGCGTTAACGACGCTGAGACAGCCGTCTCGTATACATCCAGAAG AGATCGATTGAGGCAAGTGAAACATAAACCGCTAAAAAAGTCAAAGGAATGGATTATTGAGAAAAAAGAAAGGAGACGAAAACAAGGAAAAGAAGTGGCCGATGATTCCAAGTATACCGGCAGAAAAAGAGCACGGAAATTCTAA
- the mRpL46 gene encoding mitochondrial ribosomal protein L46 isoform X2, producing MNSKIIKRPIMFKKLLTPYRLSNLQLFEKGTIRYASEVIAPTSSDQNIVVAEKWDLLSAVCLERHPVITKPMKDIEVRYEKMLRQIEFENSILSDFELKKQKEIKQTTKQSDLENITLHQTAQDFEDACDEELRKFQFAPRENETEDNTIVSLRRKLDKNLLLLVEQKIGDVSYWIPPQSIRQQSETMIQTARRSLEEFCGNNVKVQFYGNAPIGFYKYLYPKSIRAQGKDGAKVFYFLAKYISGDVSSNAKHGWLDREELKKTVHPRVHKSLSQFLIPD from the exons ATgaatagtaaaattattaagCGACCAATCATGTTCAAAAAACTATTAACGCCGTATAGGCTAAGTAACCTACAGTTATTTGAAAAGG GTACTATTAGATACGCATCAGAGGTTATAGCTCCAACATCGTCCGATCAGAATATCGTTGTCGCAGAAAAATGGGATTTATTAAGTGCTGTTTGTTTGGAACGTCATCCAGTGATCACAAAACCGATGAAGGATATCGAAGTACGCTATGAAAAGATGTTGCGACAGATCGAATTCGAGAATAGCATTTTATCGGATTTCGAGTtaaagaaacaaaaagaaattaagCAGACAACGAAACAATCAGACTTAGAAAATATAACATTGCATCAAACGGCACAAGATTTTGAGGATGCTTGCGATGAggaattaagaaaatttcaatttgcgCCTAGAGAAAACG AAACCGAAGATAACACGATCGTATCTTTGAGACGTAaattagataaaaatttattattactggTAGAACAGAAAATTGGTGATGTCAGTTATTGGATTCCACCTCAAAGTATAAGACAACAGAGTGAAACTATGATACAG ACTGCTCGCAGAAGTTTAGAAGAATTCTGCGGCAATAACGTTAAAGTACAGTTTTACGGTAACGCTCCGATAGGATTTTACAAATACCTTTATCCTAAAAGTATTCGAGCACAGGGAAAAGACGGAGCAAAAGTTTTCTATTTTCTGGCAAAGTATATAAGCGGCGATGTTTCTTCTAACGCGAAACATGGTTGGCTAGATCGAGAAGAACTGAAGAAAACTGTACATCCTCGCGTTCATAAAAGTTTGTCTCAGTTTTTGATACCGGATTAA
- the mRpL46 gene encoding mitochondrial ribosomal protein L46 isoform X1 codes for MNSKIIKRPIMFKKLLTPYRLSNLQLFEKGTIRYASEVIAPTSSDQNIVVAEKWDLLSAVCLERHPVITKPMKDIEVRYEKMLRQIEFENSILSDFELKKQKEIKQTTKQSDLENITLHQTAQDFEDACDEELRKFQFAPRENGTSVYETEDNTIVSLRRKLDKNLLLLVEQKIGDVSYWIPPQSIRQQSETMIQTARRSLEEFCGNNVKVQFYGNAPIGFYKYLYPKSIRAQGKDGAKVFYFLAKYISGDVSSNAKHGWLDREELKKTVHPRVHKSLSQFLIPD; via the exons ATgaatagtaaaattattaagCGACCAATCATGTTCAAAAAACTATTAACGCCGTATAGGCTAAGTAACCTACAGTTATTTGAAAAGG GTACTATTAGATACGCATCAGAGGTTATAGCTCCAACATCGTCCGATCAGAATATCGTTGTCGCAGAAAAATGGGATTTATTAAGTGCTGTTTGTTTGGAACGTCATCCAGTGATCACAAAACCGATGAAGGATATCGAAGTACGCTATGAAAAGATGTTGCGACAGATCGAATTCGAGAATAGCATTTTATCGGATTTCGAGTtaaagaaacaaaaagaaattaagCAGACAACGAAACAATCAGACTTAGAAAATATAACATTGCATCAAACGGCACAAGATTTTGAGGATGCTTGCGATGAggaattaagaaaatttcaatttgcgCCTAGAGAAAACGGTACAAGTGTTTACG AAACCGAAGATAACACGATCGTATCTTTGAGACGTAaattagataaaaatttattattactggTAGAACAGAAAATTGGTGATGTCAGTTATTGGATTCCACCTCAAAGTATAAGACAACAGAGTGAAACTATGATACAG ACTGCTCGCAGAAGTTTAGAAGAATTCTGCGGCAATAACGTTAAAGTACAGTTTTACGGTAACGCTCCGATAGGATTTTACAAATACCTTTATCCTAAAAGTATTCGAGCACAGGGAAAAGACGGAGCAAAAGTTTTCTATTTTCTGGCAAAGTATATAAGCGGCGATGTTTCTTCTAACGCGAAACATGGTTGGCTAGATCGAGAAGAACTGAAGAAAACTGTACATCCTCGCGTTCATAAAAGTTTGTCTCAGTTTTTGATACCGGATTAA
- the Vta1 gene encoding vesicle trafficking 1 isoform X1: MVGPDLPEIPASLKSIQQYLKIAATHDQRDPVVSYWCRLYALQTGLKLSTKSPKETNFLMKLMDWLETTKKESRDNEAITNEVAAQAHLENWALKLFLYADKNDREGNFGKNIVQSFFTAGLLYDILTIFGELTEEAAQNRKYAKWKAAYIHNCLKNNETPVPGPMQEDNENIDFDSNAGEVSGGIATKPKEDETPISSDKLIDIRDSDSSHRVDGKNNGGNGGQWSSEDKDYNVAMKSEGKSIEGGVSLSVEDINKAQKLIKWAGSALNYEDVPTAILNLRKALHLLTTGEEEAR, translated from the exons ATGGTTGGACCAGATTTACCGGAAATTCCGGCGTCTTTGAAAAGTATCcaacaatatttgaaaatagcGGCGACTCATGATCAACGGGATCCGGTGGTTAGTTACTGGT GTCGATTGTATGCGCTTCAGACAGGATTGAAACTTTCAACCAAGAGTCcaaaagaaacaaattttttaatgaaattaatggaTTGGCTAGAAACAACGAAGAAAGAGTCGCGAGATAACGAAGCTATTACGAACGAAGTAGCTGCACAGGcacatttagaaaattgggcaTTAAAGCTGTTTCTTTACGCGGATAAAAATGACAGAGAGGGTAATTTTGGCAAAAATATTGTGCAAAGCTTCTTTACGGCCGGGCTATTGTACGACATATTAACCATTTTCGGTGAATTGACCGAGGAAGCAGCGCAAAATAGAAAATACGCAAAATGGAAAGCAGCGTATATtcataattgtttaaaaaacaaCGAAACGCCTGTACCAGGGCCAATGCAAGAGGATAACGAAAACATCGATTTCGACAGTAACGCGGGTGAAG TTAGCGGCGGAATAGCAACGAAACCAAAAGAGGACGAAACACCGATAAGCTCGGACAAATTAATCGATATTCGTGACAGCGATTCTTCGCATAGAGTAGACGGTAAAAATAACGGAGGAAATGGTGGACAGTGGTCTTCCGAAGATAAAGATTATAACGTAGCAATGAAATCGGAAGGTAAATCGATAGAAG GGGGAGTCAGTTTGTCCGTGGAAGACATAAACAAAGCGCAGAAGTTAATCAAGTGGGCTGGAAGTGCGTTGAATTACGAGGACGTGCCTACGGCTATATTGAATCTTCGAAAAGCTTTACATCTGTTGACTACCGGCGAAGAAGAGGCACGATAG
- the Vta1 gene encoding vesicle trafficking 1 isoform X2, producing MVGPDLPEIPASLKSIQQYLKIAATHDQRDPVVSYWCRLYALQTGLKLSTKSPKETNFLMKLMDWLETTKKESRDNEAITNEVAAQAHLENWALKLFLYADKNDREGNFGKNIVQSFFTAGLLYDILTIFGELTEEAAQNRKYAKWKAAYIHNCLKNNETPVPGPMQEDNENIDFDSNAGEVSGGIATKPKEDETPISSDKLIDIRDSDSSHRVDGKNNGGNGGQWSSEDKDYNVAMKSEGGVSLSVEDINKAQKLIKWAGSALNYEDVPTAILNLRKALHLLTTGEEEAR from the exons ATGGTTGGACCAGATTTACCGGAAATTCCGGCGTCTTTGAAAAGTATCcaacaatatttgaaaatagcGGCGACTCATGATCAACGGGATCCGGTGGTTAGTTACTGGT GTCGATTGTATGCGCTTCAGACAGGATTGAAACTTTCAACCAAGAGTCcaaaagaaacaaattttttaatgaaattaatggaTTGGCTAGAAACAACGAAGAAAGAGTCGCGAGATAACGAAGCTATTACGAACGAAGTAGCTGCACAGGcacatttagaaaattgggcaTTAAAGCTGTTTCTTTACGCGGATAAAAATGACAGAGAGGGTAATTTTGGCAAAAATATTGTGCAAAGCTTCTTTACGGCCGGGCTATTGTACGACATATTAACCATTTTCGGTGAATTGACCGAGGAAGCAGCGCAAAATAGAAAATACGCAAAATGGAAAGCAGCGTATATtcataattgtttaaaaaacaaCGAAACGCCTGTACCAGGGCCAATGCAAGAGGATAACGAAAACATCGATTTCGACAGTAACGCGGGTGAAG TTAGCGGCGGAATAGCAACGAAACCAAAAGAGGACGAAACACCGATAAGCTCGGACAAATTAATCGATATTCGTGACAGCGATTCTTCGCATAGAGTAGACGGTAAAAATAACGGAGGAAATGGTGGACAGTGGTCTTCCGAAGATAAAGATTATAACGTAGCAATGAAATCGGAAG GGGGAGTCAGTTTGTCCGTGGAAGACATAAACAAAGCGCAGAAGTTAATCAAGTGGGCTGGAAGTGCGTTGAATTACGAGGACGTGCCTACGGCTATATTGAATCTTCGAAAAGCTTTACATCTGTTGACTACCGGCGAAGAAGAGGCACGATAG
- the LOC100882203 gene encoding putative acetylcholine receptor chaperone, with translation MSSIVLKSLSVLLGIFFIFVGTMKLTSHISKDLHKDLRKEYVKYAKVFPLSGTLDFKVPSKWYRRVVGSLEIICGFTMAIFPGFKIKNVSNTILLLLMFLAVYSHYMVNDKFERIAPALVFFFMLTGRLVIDWQLRRENAQPVTANGVDDKTKKQD, from the exons ATGAGTTCGATTGTCCTCAAATCTCTCTCGGTTCTCCTCGgtatattctttattttcgtCGGTACGATGAAATTAACTTCGCACATTAGTAAGGATCTTCACAAGGATTTG AGAAAGGAGTACGTGAAATACGCAAAGGTGTTTCCACTTTCTGGCACGTTGGATTTTAAAGTGCCAAGTAAATGGTACAGAAGAGTCGTCGGATCGCTAGAGATCATTTGTGGATTTACAATGGCGATATTCCCGGGCT TCAAAATAAAAAACGTATCAAACACGATTCTACTTTTATTGATGTTCTTGGCCGTGTATTCTCATTATATGGTAAACGACAAATTCGAAAGAATCGCTCCGGCATTG GTATTTTTTTTCATGCTGACGGGACGACTAGTGATCGATTGGCAGCTCAGGCGGGAGAACGCGCAACCGGTTACGGCTAACGGAGTGGACGATAAAACCAAGAAACAGGACTGA
- the FLASH gene encoding FLICE-associated huge protein, with protein MEDDIDIYEDLSNFETKSGENFVGKKEEDIAGGEQIELKKRITELTIKLEDFQKVNENLEMNLISLLKTAKAEIARKDTVIDDLRRKLENAAFRRGVYSKSDKDVVHDSTARNDVVNNYQASSAPRVSFEENERESSNWNTRYHCIKEQQRESTLTSITVFSERLRKRIMDEQRLEKKDNNSERTVTATTTATQATTTTNTAIATTTTTNNNDSSSSNNNNHDNKSSIKKKEGAEKYIGESDKENGSFVSKNFCNGKSVEAGIVRYTDLECTKSLVAMSRSRKNSETEDKSEIDGKSRGTSLTNVKRIGKRTREETRERDSVKRRKVEEGKDLIESTRKECKRNASELAEEMGDAFEYTSSVIECSSSIKKKRHILKIWDAGYADGNDSVRRAKKQEKEKEKEARRRSKKESEASREKSVTYGRFEMRRNESSENVIFDSDERNASDRFLEISKKYNHRSNVEYRSGKKREDRYAVGGVDYRSFRSREAASHAKCQEGKYVGSERTRHTGYSDKFGKRYDYRGVSTDKSKTVHEQLYGSRDTKELSSLDRSSIDRKTNGSKENNRYGRYERRRSRGSIDEVSKLERGRENECNEQDLRRRINTERSSRERVNEREILRRSDKKSDRIERIFETNNEQIKDRKESEKRANESQDPLSDLEEGELESNWEESDKWKRCVKRESGESIEEPFDPSNVHSSNRSMKQNPLETEKNDSGSVQVNESVENLENIEKFIRELASDDLNREGTRVMASETGTETGTETETETKIKTETETIGSEEANENMLVSSEQGIEKKSAVDDDVKKYVPEEQETKEKEESFEAEIRHSDISKSENFLGNEYSAKQTCRLEVGKVLSTRMTSNNIHISNETTNETSRDRAETDRPLENIAEDDLLLLLGNESPHSRFFIDPSRSTGKASNDEDKNTMDIGNSNGNHDHDNEQKIDRNDFANCVNVEKKGEEERKETEGSKECTKLPIRRKDNTSTNSKLATLNVHGKIVVFVRRKKPVCLADNNANMTVIVNDKKHEYKAIDSSDRVSESDAMLCRDSNSKIAETADGETRKVN; from the exons ATGGAGGATGACATCGATATTTACGAAGATTTATCGAATTTCGAGACAAAAAGCGGCGAAAAC TTTGTAGGGAAGAAGGAGGAAGATATCGCGGGAGGCGAACAGATTGAATTAAAGAAGCGAATTACAGAACTGACGATAAAGTTGGAAGATTTTcaaaaagtaaatgaaaatcttgaaatgaatttaatttcgtTATTGAAAACCGCTAAAGCGGAAATCGCACGGAAGGACACGGTGATAGATGATTTAAGAAGAAA ACTGGAGAACGCAGCGTTTAGGAGAGGCGTGTATTCGAAATCTGACAAAGATGTCGTTCATGATTCTACTGCTCGAAACGATGTGGTGAACAACTACCAAGCATCGAGTGCTCCCCGTGTATCCTTTGAGGAAAACGAACGCGAAAGCTCTAATTGGAATACACGGTATCATTGCATTAAAGAACAACAAAGAGAATCAACGTTAACTTCTATCACAGTGTTTAGTGAACGATTACGTAAAAGGATCATGGACGAACAACGTCTAGAAAAGAAAGATAATAACAGTGAACGCACCGTTACTGCTACTACTACTGCTACTCaagctactactactactaacACTGCTATTGCAACTACTACTAccactaataataatgatagtagtagtagtaataataataatcacgaCAACAAGAGTAGTATTAAGAAGAAAGAGGGTGCAGAAAAGTATATAGGCGAAAGCGACAAAGAAAACGGCTCTTTCGTTAGTAAAAATTTCTGTAACGGTAAAAGCGTCGAGGCTGGTATCGTACGATACACGGACTTAGAATGTACGAAAAGTCTTGTAGCTATGTCAAGAAGtagaaaaaattctgaaacagaggATAAAAGCGAAATAGATGGAAAAAGCAGGGGAACATCGTTGACCAATGTGAAACGTATAGGAAAAAGAACACGCGAAGAAACGCGAGAACGCGATTCCGTGAAACGAAGAAAAGTCGAAGAGGGAAAAGATTTAATAGAATCGACGAGGAAAGAATGTAAGAGGAACGCGAGCGAGTTAGCGGAGGAAATGGGCGATGCATTCGAGTATACGAGTTCGGTGATCGAATGTTCCAGCAGTATAAAGAAAAAGCGGCatattctaaaaatttgggaCGCGGGCTACGCTGATGGCAACGATTCGGTTAGAAGAGCGAAGAAGCAGGAAAAGGAGAAGGAAAAAGAAGCGCGGAGAAGGTCAAAAAAGGAGAGCGAAGCGTCACGCGAAAAAAGTGTGACGTATGGACGTTTCGAGATGCGACGAAACGAGTCCAGCGAAAATGTTATATTCGATTCGGACGAGAGAAACGCGAGCGATCGTTTTCTCGAGATCTCGAAGAAATACAATCATCGAAGTAACGTCGAATATCGAAGTGGTAAGAAAAGAGAAGATCGTTACGCCGTCGGTGGCGTCGACTATCGGTCGTTTCGCTCGAGAGAAGCAGCATCGCACGCGAAGTGTCAGGAGGGAAAATACGTTGGAAGCGAGCGTACGAGACATACCGGTTACAGCGATAAATTTGGAAAGCGATACGATTATCGAGGCGTCAGCACGGATAAATCGAAGACGGTACACGAGCAATTGTATGGTTCGCGAGATACCAAAGAACTGTCCAGCCTCGATCGAAGTTCGATCGATAGGAAAACGAACGGCTCGAAAGAAAATAATCGTTACGGGAGATACGAGCGTCGAAGATCAAGAGGAAGCATTGACGAAGTTAGTAAACTCGAACGGGGAAGAGAAAACGAGTGCAACGAACAAGATTTGCGTCGCCGGATTAATACGGAAAGATCATCGAGGGAACGCGTAAACGAACGGGAAATTTTGAGACGATCCGACAAGAAAAGCGatcgaatcgaacgaatcttcGAAACGAATAATGAACAAATTAAAGATCGCAAAGAATCGGAAAAGCGCGCGAACGAATCGCAAGATCCATTATCGGATTTAGAGGAGGGTGAGCTGGAAAGTAATTGGGAAGAAAGCGATAAGTGGAAAAGATGCGTGAAAAGGGAGAGCGGAGAGAGTATTGAGGAACCGTTCGATCCTTCGAACGTCCATAGCAGCAATCGTTCGATGAAACAGAACCCGCTCGAAACGGAGAAGAATGATTCTGGAAGTGTCCAAGTTAACGAAAGCGTAGAAAACCTGGAGAACATTGAGAAGTTTATTCGCGAATTGGCATCCGATGATTTAAATCGTGAGGGAACGCGCGTTATGGCATCGGAAACGGGAACGGAAACGGGAACGGAAACGGAAAcggaaacgaaaataaaaacggAAACGGAAACAATTGGTTCAGAAGAGGCGAACGAAAATATGCTAGTATCGTCCGAGCAAGGTATCGAAAAGAAATCCGCCGTTGACGACGACGTTAAAAAATACGTGCCTGAAGAACAGGAAACGAAGGAGAAAGAAGAATCGTTCGAAGCAGAAATCAGGCATTCCGATATTTCGAAGAGCGAGAATTTTCTTGGAAACGAGTACTCCGCGAAACAGACCTGTCGTCTAGAAGTTGGCAAAGTTTTGTCGACCAGAATGACATCGAACAACATTCATATATCAAACGAGACAACTAATGAAACATCGCGGGATCGAGCCGAGACAGATCGTCCGCTCGAGAATATTGCCGAGGacgatcttcttcttcttctgggCAATGAGTCGCCACATTCTCGCTTCTTTATTGATCCTTCGAGATCGACGGGAAAAGCAAGCAATGACGAAGACAAAAATACTATGGATATCGGTAATAGTAACGGTAACCACGATCACGATAACGAACAAAAAATCGATCGAAACGATTTCGCGAATTGCGTAAATGTTGAGAAGAAGGGGgaagaagaaaggaaagaaacagAGGGATCAAAAGAATGTACGAAGTTACCGATTCGAAGAAAGGACAACACGAGCACAAATTCGAAACTTGCGACGTTGAACGTTCATGGAAAAATAGTCGTATTCGTTCGTCGCAAAAAACCTGTTTGCTTGGCAGATAATAACGCGAATATGACCGTAATCGTAAACGACAAGAAACACGAATATAAGGCGATCGATTCGTCTGATCGCGTTAGCGAAAGCGATGCGATGCTGTGCCGTGACTCGAATTCGAAAATAGCGGAAACAGCCGACGGTGAAACAAGAAAGGTTAACTAA